The Actinomycetota bacterium genome includes the window ATCATGCGCGATTTCCCGGTGCTGTAGACGATGATGATGTCCGCTCCACCCGCCTCGGCACACTTGGCGATGATCCCCGCACTGCATCCCGCGCCGAGGATGGGTTTCCTCTCCGCAATCTGTCCGTGCAACCTCTCCAGAATCTCCGACCTGGATATTTTCAGCGCCATGCCCTTCACCTCCCGGCTTGGGTTATCCGGTCGAAAACCCGCATAACGGCGTCCGCGAAACCCTCGTCGTTTATATGGCAGTCCACCTCCAACACCTCGACATCCGGTGGCAGCGCCTTCTTGAAGGCTTCCACAAAATGCCGGTCCGCCTCAGGGTCGAAGAGTGGGGCGCCCGCCTTATCCGTCTCCGAGAAACCACGTAGGGGGATAACCGCGGCCACGGGGCCGGAGGACTTTGCGGCGGCCTCGGCGAGAAAGGCAGCGACTTTTTCCAGTTCCTCGCCGCTGGTGCGAACCAGGACGATCCCCGGCCCGTGCATGGTCCAGGCCCGGTCCCGGAATTCCTCGGGGATGGAATCTATGCCCGTACCGGGAAAGATGTGCATGTCCAACCCACCGGGAGCGATGATCCAAGGAAGACCCCGCTCGAGAACGCTGGTCAGCCTCTCCCGGCGCTCCTCCGGGGCGCCCACCAGGCGGGCGATGTATTCCGGGGGATAGAGAGCCATGGGGATGGCCTCGAAGGGGGTGATGTCGATCACCCCGTCCATCATCCCCGCCCGGGCCAGCCTTTCCAGCACTGTGGTCCGGGCATGGAAGACCACCGCGTCCCTTCCTTCTTTTTCCAGTCGGGAGAACACCTTCTGTACCGCCGGGGTGGTTACCCCCAGGGCGGTGATTCCAACGAGAGGCCTGGCCTCCATGGAGGTCTCCGCCTCCAGCATCCCAGCTACCGCTCCGGCGGCCAGGCGCAGGGTGTTCTCCACCACCTTGTTCATGCCCACCAGGTCGATGGGAGACTGCATGACCGTGACGTCCTGGTCGCCGATGACCGCAGGATCGATGAAGGTGGTTACCAGCACCTTGGGCACACCAACTGGGAGTTCCCGCATGGCTGCCATCCCCAGCGCGGCTCCCGTGGTCCCGCCTAGGGCCAGGCAGGCGTGTATCCTACCCTGCTCGTAGAGATCCGCGGCGATGGCCTTTATTCCCTCCGCCATAACCCTGGTGGCTTGGGCGCGGTCGGCGCCCTTCTCGGCTTCCTCCCGCAACTCGGCCAGGCTCCTTCCCCCGGCCTCGGCCACCTCTTCACGGCTGAAGTCGCCCTGGATGGCGGGTTCCCCCATTACCCCTGCGTCCAGAACCAACGCTTCGTGGCCTTTTTCCCGGATGACCCGTCTAAGGAGATCGGCCTCGTCACCGCGCGTGTCCAGGGTGGCCACGATGAGCACCGTCTTTTTCATGTCCTTCACCCCCGATGGCTTTATATCTCTCGCGCCAGGATGGCCGCGCCGTGGATGGCACCCTTTATCCTCCCTATCTCCCGGCAATCCCCCACCTCGTAGACCTTCACAGGTAGCCTCTTGAGTTTTTCGGCCAGGCTACGGTGCGGTAGGTAACCGGTGGCCACCACCACTACGTCCGCCTCCAGCTCGCGGCTTTCCCCGCTTACGGAAACAGTAACCTTACCCGGTTCTATCTCCACCACCTCCGTGCCGGTGAGGATCTCCACCCCCAGGTTTTCGGCCATCCACAGGAGATAAAGCCGGTTGACGGTGTTCATGTCCGGAACTGCCTGCGCCTCTTTCTCCACGACCTTTACCGTTTTACCGGTTTCTGCCAGGTGGAGGGCGGTTTCCAGTCCGACGTCCCCGCCACCGAGCACCACAACCTTATCGCCCACCTCCGCTTTTCCGGTCAGCACGTCGGCGGCGTAGCGGATGTTCGCTCCCTCGATGCCGCGAATGTCCGGCCTGTCGGGAACCGCCCCGGTGGCCACCACCACCGCGTCGGGGGCCTCCTTTTTCACCAGCTCCGGGGTGACCTCGGTATTCAGCCGGACCTCGACCCCGACCCGCTCCAGCTGGGCGGAAAGGTGATTCAATAATCTTTTCACCTGTCCCTTGAATGAGGGGGTGGAGCCGGCTTTCAGTTGCCCGCCCAGCTCCCCCTCCTTCTCGCAGAGGACCACTGAGTGCCCGCGAAGGGCCAGGATGCGCGCCGCTTCCATGCCCGCCGGACCGCCGCCCACCACCATTACCTTCCGGGGGTTGGCAGTCCTTTCCAGGGCCAACTCCCTTTCCCTTCCCAGCTCCGGGTTAACGTCGCACTGGATGCTCCAAAGCTTGAAGAGGTTCCCGTAGCAACTCTGATTGCAGTACAGGCAGGGCCTTATGTCCTCCAACCGTCCCTCGGCTACCTTTCTGGGAAGGTGGGGGTCGGCGAGCAGCGGTCGCCCGATGGCCACCAGGTCGGCTTTTCCTTTCTCCAGGACTTCCGCGGCCAGATACGGGTTGTCCAGTTTCCCGGCTACGATCACCGGTATGCTAACCACCTTCTTGATCTCCTCGGCCAGATGAACGTTGCAGCCGGGGGGCATGGGAGCGGGTGGGAATATCCTGGCGAACCAGGAGGGCTGGGAGTCGTAGATCCCTGCGCTGACGCTTATGGCGTCCACGCCCGCCTCCTCCAGCTTCCTGGCGATGGCCTTGGCGTCCTCGAGGATCAGGCCTCCCTCCACATACTCGTCGGCGCTCATGCGGAAGATGATGGGGAAGTCGGGACCGCATCCGGCACGGATGCCCTCGATGATGCGCAAGGGGAAGCGCATGCGGCCCTCGAAGTCGCCCCCGAATTCGTCCTCCCGGTGATTGGTCAGGGGTGACATGAACTGTTGCACCAGGTACCCATGGGCCCCGTGGATCTCCACGGCGTCGAAGCCGGCCATCTTAGTCCGTGCCGCTCCCAGGACGTACTTGGTGATGATGGCCTCTATCTCCTCCCGGGTAAGCTCTCGCGGCATCTCCCCGCCCATGGCCATGCAGGGGACGGGGGAGGGCGCCACCAGCTGCTGGCCTTCGGTGCAGATGGTGGTGTTCTGGCGGCCGGTATGATGGAGTTGGGTGGCGATCTTCACCCCGTAGGGATGCACCGCTTCCGCGAGGTCGTGAAGGCCACCGATGTACTTGAAATCGTCTATTCTGATGGGGGCCATTCCCGCTTTTCCCGTGGGCCAGTCCACGCAGGTATTTTCAATGACGATAAGCCCCACGCCTCCCCGGGCTCTCTCCACGTAATAATCGATGAGGCGGGGGGAAACGGCTCCCTCCTCGGTACCGAAACGGCAGCACATGGCCGGCATGACCAGGCGGTTCTTGAGCTCCATGGAGCCTATCCGGACCGGGCTGAACAGGATGTCGAACTCTCCCATCTCTCCACCTCCTCGCGAAGCGGACCGAAACGGCCCCCAGTGCTCAGTTGATGCGGTTGCGCATGGCCACGTCGGAATACACGGGTATGCCTTTCTCCCCCAGGATGTGCAAAACTTCCTGGGGATCGAAGCAGTCCTCCGGTCCCCACACCCCGCCTTTGCTGACCTGCAACTTCCCCTTCCCCAGGAGGTAAGTCCCGATGGACAGGGCCAGGCCGGTGGATTCCCTTTGGGTGGCTATGCCGCACACGGTGAGAGTGGTCTCCCTTCCGTCCTTCTCCCCGGTGACGTCCACTCGCAGGGCGCAGTCGGGGTCGGCGGTGGGGGAGGGCTTGGAATATTTAAGAAGCAGCTTGGTAGCCAGGTCGATCTTCTTTGGGGTGGAAAAGAATCCCAGGCGTCCGAGAGCCACGAAAATGCGCGAGCCCTTGCCCATCCCCATGGTCATCTTCACTTCCTCCAGGTGAGGATTGAAGCGGGAAAGGGTAACCGCCTCCGAATGCCCAATGTTCCATACCCGTTGTACGCCGAACTTAGGCATCTCCACGTCGTAGTGAAGGCTCCCTGCCGGGAGCATGTACATGACCCCTTCCCGGAACACGGGGACCACCGTACCGTAGATGAAAAAGGTGTGTTTGATGACCGCCTCCCCGTATTCCCCCTCGGCGGGCATGTACACGTAGATGTCCGCCTTGCGGACCTTGTCCAACTGGTCGGCCAGGAGCCTTACCCCTACGTTGGAGAGGCCCGGGCTGGCCCCCATGCCGGTGACCACCAGGCGACCTCTCTCGCGGGCCACGTGGTCGAAGCGAATGATGGTGTCCTGGGCCGCCGACCAGTCGTCGCAGATGCTGATGTAGTTGACGTCGGCATCCAGAGCCGCCTTTACCAGGCGCGTCTCGAAGAGATAAAAAGGCCCGAGGGCTGAGGCCACGACGTCGTACCCCCGCATGACCTCCACCAGGCGGGCATGATTTCTGGCGTCGACTTGGACCGCTTCCACTTTGGCGGGGGCCGATTCCAGTTTGCCGGCGATTTCCCGGGCTTTGGCCAGGTTGGCATCGCCTATGGTCACCCGTTCCACGCCGGGGGTGTTGGCAAGATCCTCCACCGCCCGGCTGCCCATATTTCCGGCACCGCCCATGACCAGTACTTTCATGGCTTTCCCCTCCTTTCCCCATGCGTCGCTGACTGTGCCGAACAACGCTTGGATCAACCTTTGTGTTTGGCCAGCAGCGATAGTCAGATCAGCCAGGTTTTGCCTCGATATTTTTCAAGGTCCTCTCCGGGACTTAAGGGAGGGAAGGGTGCAACAACGCCTCACACACCCTTCCATCGCGGGCAAACGTTTGCCTGAGGTCCGACATCGCAGGCGTTTTCAAGCCTCTCTTCGAATGCAGCCCGTTAATGGCTCTGTTCGATCCTGTACCTATCCCGTTCCCAGGTCCCCCTCAACAACCTCAAAGCGCTTTCTTTCAAGTACAGGGATAGTTCGTCGAAACGCCGGTCGTCATCCACGAGGGAACGGTAAAAGTCATACCCCTGGATCAGGGTGATGAGATAATCCGCCAGTACGGCCGGTTGCCCGTCGATCCCATATTTCTCCATGCAGACGGCGATCTCTCCCTCCAGCACCTCACGGAGGCGTCCGTACATCTTCAGGAAGATTTCCCGCACACGCCGGTTCCTGAAGCCTAGCGAGTAGCAGGCGTAGAATACCCCGGTGTCCACCAGGCGGTTCCAGTCCTCCCCGAAGACTATGTCCAGGGTTCTTTCAAGCCTTTCTTCCGGGTCTTCTATCTCCTCAAGGGTGGGCAGGAAGGTCTCCTCGTAAAGGTGCAG containing:
- a CDS encoding Tm-1-like ATP-binding domain-containing protein is translated as MKKTVLIVATLDTRGDEADLLRRVIREKGHEALVLDAGVMGEPAIQGDFSREEVAEAGGRSLAELREEAEKGADRAQATRVMAEGIKAIAADLYEQGRIHACLALGGTTGAALGMAAMRELPVGVPKVLVTTFIDPAVIGDQDVTVMQSPIDLVGMNKVVENTLRLAAGAVAGMLEAETSMEARPLVGITALGVTTPAVQKVFSRLEKEGRDAVVFHARTTVLERLARAGMMDGVIDITPFEAIPMALYPPEYIARLVGAPEERRERLTSVLERGLPWIIAPGGLDMHIFPGTGIDSIPEEFRDRAWTMHGPGIVLVRTSGEELEKVAAFLAEAAAKSSGPVAAVIPLRGFSETDKAGAPLFDPEADRHFVEAFKKALPPDVEVLEVDCHINDEGFADAVMRVFDRITQAGR
- a CDS encoding TetR family transcriptional regulator C-terminal domain-containing protein is translated as MENFYAVLKEEGLEGASIAKVASRMGIHPSLTIHYFSNKEEMVVELVDYILHLYEETFLPTLEEIEDPEERLERTLDIVFGEDWNRLVDTGVFYACYSLGFRNRRVREIFLKMYGRLREVLEGEIAVCMEKYGIDGQPAVLADYLITLIQGYDFYRSLVDDDRRFDELSLYLKESALRLLRGTWERDRYRIEQSH
- a CDS encoding FAD-dependent oxidoreductase: MGEFDILFSPVRIGSMELKNRLVMPAMCCRFGTEEGAVSPRLIDYYVERARGGVGLIVIENTCVDWPTGKAGMAPIRIDDFKYIGGLHDLAEAVHPYGVKIATQLHHTGRQNTTICTEGQQLVAPSPVPCMAMGGEMPRELTREEIEAIITKYVLGAARTKMAGFDAVEIHGAHGYLVQQFMSPLTNHREDEFGGDFEGRMRFPLRIIEGIRAGCGPDFPIIFRMSADEYVEGGLILEDAKAIARKLEEAGVDAISVSAGIYDSQPSWFARIFPPAPMPPGCNVHLAEEIKKVVSIPVIVAGKLDNPYLAAEVLEKGKADLVAIGRPLLADPHLPRKVAEGRLEDIRPCLYCNQSCYGNLFKLWSIQCDVNPELGRERELALERTANPRKVMVVGGGPAGMEAARILALRGHSVVLCEKEGELGGQLKAGSTPSFKGQVKRLLNHLSAQLERVGVEVRLNTEVTPELVKKEAPDAVVVATGAVPDRPDIRGIEGANIRYAADVLTGKAEVGDKVVVLGGGDVGLETALHLAETGKTVKVVEKEAQAVPDMNTVNRLYLLWMAENLGVEILTGTEVVEIEPGKVTVSVSGESRELEADVVVVATGYLPHRSLAEKLKRLPVKVYEVGDCREIGRIKGAIHGAAILAREI
- a CDS encoding saccharopine dehydrogenase NADP-binding domain-containing protein encodes the protein MKVLVMGGAGNMGSRAVEDLANTPGVERVTIGDANLAKAREIAGKLESAPAKVEAVQVDARNHARLVEVMRGYDVVASALGPFYLFETRLVKAALDADVNYISICDDWSAAQDTIIRFDHVARERGRLVVTGMGASPGLSNVGVRLLADQLDKVRKADIYVYMPAEGEYGEAVIKHTFFIYGTVVPVFREGVMYMLPAGSLHYDVEMPKFGVQRVWNIGHSEAVTLSRFNPHLEEVKMTMGMGKGSRIFVALGRLGFFSTPKKIDLATKLLLKYSKPSPTADPDCALRVDVTGEKDGRETTLTVCGIATQRESTGLALSIGTYLLGKGKLQVSKGGVWGPEDCFDPQEVLHILGEKGIPVYSDVAMRNRIN